Part of the Nitrospinota bacterium genome, ACAAAGAGCGGGTGTCCAGCCATTCGGCTTTTAAGTTTTCCTTCCAATAGGCGGGAGGATGCTTTTTGTCCAGTTCCGCCATTTTCTGCCCCATCTCTATCCATATCCGCGAGTCTATGCGGCTTTCACCGACAGGTTCGACAACCTTGCTGTTCCAGCGTATCCCGCGGTCGCACCGGCGCATGCCCACCGCCTCCACCTCGTAAAATGTGGTGGTGGGAAGGATGTAGTCGGCGAAATAGCAGTCCTCCTGCGGGAAAAGATTGAGAGAGACGAACAGGTCGAGTTTTTTGAGCGCCTCCTGTGTCCGCTTGTTGCTGGCGTTCTGCGTCATCATGTTTCCGGCGTATATTATGCCGTGTATCTGGTAAGGCTTGCCTGTAAGGACCGATTCCACAAAATAGTCCGGATGGGGCGGAAGCCCGGGTTCCGTGATAGGTTCGGCCCCCTTTATGGGAGGGAGGGTGAGGCCCACCGGGCTGTTGTGAAGAAAATTGGCCCCGCCGCCGGGAATTCCGATATTGCCGGTTATCGCGGCCAGAAAAGCGATAACACGGTAAGTGTCCACCGCGTTTACCTGGTGGGCGATTCCGGCGTTGGTGATTATCGCCGCCGGCTTGGTTGTGGCGTACCTTTCGGCCACTTCCCTTATCGTGGCCTCCGGCACGCCCGTGATCCTTTCCGCCCATTTCGGGCTGTAGCCCTTGCCCAGCACATGGCTTTGAAGCTCGGAAAATCCAAGGACCCACCCGGAAACGAAATTCCTGTCATAAAGGCCGCGTTCGATGACATGGTGGATCATCCCGTAAACAAAGGCCATGTCCGTTCCACACTTTATCGGTATCCAAAGGTTTGCCCCGGCGCCTGTGAACGTCATGCGCGGGTCCACCACAGCCCATTGCGCCCCCACCGCCTGCCTTCGCAGCTGCATATACCCGTGGAGCACCGGATGGGTCTCCGCGTGGTTGGAACCGAGCCATAGCACGAATTTGGAATCACCCAGATCTTCCGTGCCGGTTATCGGATCGGGTCCGTAACCGTTGGTCTGGCCGGTGTTCCCGAAAGTCATCTTGAGGGCAACCCCTCCGCCATCGTTGCAAACGATGCCTTCATGCGTGGTGTTCGGGCTTCCGAAAAGCTCCATAAACCGCCATTGCAGGGCCGGTGTGTCCCTTGTCTGCCTGCCGGTGGCCTTTGCGGCCACCGCCTTGGCGCCGTGTTTTCCCTTTATCTCCAAAAGTTTCGAGCATATTTCCGTGTACGCCTGCTCCCAGGAGATAGGCTCGAAATTGGACGTGGGTTTGTCCCCCACGCGCTTCATCGGTTTAAGTAGACGGTGTTTGTTGTAGATAAGCTGTGGTATGGACTGCCCCTTGGCGCAAAGCCTGCCTCTTTGAACAGGATCGTCCGGCTCGCCGTAAACGTTATAGACCCTGCCCTCCTTGATATGCACATGATGCCTGCAACTCGAAGGGCAGAACGAGCATCCCGATTTCACGACGCCGTCTATTTTCTGTCCGTCTTCAGGCCTGTGTATCACATTTTCGGTGAATGGATAAGCTATAAGCGGATCCCCGACTCTTGCCGCCAGCCCCCTGCGCTGCAGGCTGCTTTTCGGCGCGGGATAGCATCCGGCCCCCGCGGCCATCGCGGCGGGGGCCAGTTTTAAAAACGTCCTGCGGCTTAATTGAAACTTGTCCGCCATCTTAATAATCGCTCCCCGGCATGGATTTCATGCCAAGCCGCTTTTCAAGTATCCATTTTTTCTTTTTCAGCGCATCAGAAGGGGCCATGGAAATCCCCTCTCCGCAAAACGGGGATCCGCCGTTTGAACCTGGCCGCGCTTTCAGGCCAAGCATGGCTCCCGCGATTCCCAGTCCCGCCAGAACAAGCGACTTGAGAAAAAAGATTCTTCGCATCCGCTATCCTTGCTGTTAATGTCCGACAACTATGCGGAAAAGTATCCGTGTGATTTTTTCCACGGACATATAGCCGATGCGGGAACAAATCAGCAGCGCTCTTAATGGTATTCTCGCGGCAAACCCGCCCAATGCCGTCACAGTAAAGAATGTCGCTCCACAATTAATCCCCCACATCATGGATTCAAAACATACGACTTAAAGTCATCAAGCAAATATCAAGCCATGCATTGCCGGATAGCCCGGTTTTCTCAAATTGGCCGGTTCTTTACGAGCATAACATTCATGCGCCCAAGCTTTCACAAGGCCATGAAAAAATATTGCTTAACCTCATTATTTCTTTTCCCGGCGTTTGATTGGGAGGTAATTTCATTGATGTTTCAATTGGTTTTTTTATTTATTTGACCGGTGCGCTTTACTTTATCATTAAAGAGGCGTGTTCCATTTTTTAACACCTTTATTAAAATCCAGTCGCCTGCATCTGATGTTTCACTGATTCAATAGCTAATCGCAACGCTACAGCTGCCATTAAGGTATTGAGGCGTCAACGTTATGGGAGCAAGTCATTACAAGTCGAAAAACCTCGCGTCAACGTTTGACCCGGCCGCGACTTCCGAAACGCCGATGGGGATTTTTATAAGCCCGTTTGCCCCTGAGAGGGCGTGGAAATGGCCGGACCCGTGATATGAGATTCGCCGGGCCGCAAGACGTTCCCCTTCCCATGCCAGCGACACCGGGACGTATTCCTCCCGCTCCGCGTTCTTGCGCTTGAATTCCTTGTCCAGTACAGCCTTTATCATTGGAGCCGGGAGGGCTGGCGCGCCGGAAAAACGGCGGAGCGCCCCCTTTATGAACAGTTCGAAAATTACCGCCGTGGAAACAGGGTTGCCCGGCAGGCCGAAGGCGTATCGCGGGCCGTCCGCCACGGCGAATAGCATCGGTTTTCCGGGCCGGACGCGCACATGGTGGACGAGAATCTTATATCCGGCCCGCTCCAGAACTTTCGGGACGAAATCCCGGTCCCCCTCAGAAACGCCGCCGGAGATGAGCAGGAAATCGTGTTCGCGCCCCTTTGCGGCCTTCGCCGCCAAATCTTCTTCGTTATCCTTGGCGATACCCAGAATAACAGGAGTGATTCCCAATCCTTTCACCTGGGCGCAAAGCGAGTATGTGTTGGAGTTTCGTATCTGGCCCGGCCCCGGTTTTACGGACGGGGCCACAAGTTCGTCCCCCGTCGCCAATACCGCCACCGACGGCAGGCCGCGCACTTCCACAGGATCGGCCCCCACAGCCGCCAGCGCGGCCATCTGGGCAAAGCCGATGACGGCGCCGCTCTTAAGGACGGTGTCCCCTTTGGCCACATCCTCCCCGCGTCTGGCCACGTTTGTCCACTGTTTGGCCGATGCGTTGATTTTCGCCTTTTGCCCAACATCAACATAGCCGCCGGTCTTTTCCACCTGTATCACCCCGTCCGCCCCTTCCGGCAAAGGGGCGCCTGTCATAACCTTGCTCACCTTGCCGCGCGTCAGCGCGATTTGCGGGAAAGCCCCGGCGGGGACATATTCAACGACCTCGTATTCCCCCGGCCCGTCCGGGCTGATGACCGCATAGCCGTCCATGGTCACCCTGTTGAACGGCGGGATGTCCACATCCGAAACGGCGTCTTTTGCAAGCGTCCTTCCCAGCGCTTCCGCCAGGTGGACCATGCCGGTGGACGCGGACTGCATGATATTATCCGCGATGATTTTCAATGCTTCTTCCACGAGGATCATTTTATGCGCCTGCAAGCCGGGTTATTATTTTTTATAAACGATCTGTCCGGACATCATATCCCATCCCCGGTGTCCCCCCCCAAAAATTGGTCCCAATGCCGCGTTGATGCGTTATACTTCATTGCCATGGCCGAGTTCAATAACCAAGCGCTACGCCCAGGCTGCCATGAATATATGGAGGCATGAGCGTTATGGAACGGGAAATTGCGGGCACATGAACGTGGATTCTGACGTTTCCGAAATATTTCATACTCTCTCCGAGATATTCAAGCCGCCTGAAGAAAGTTTCGCGGGCCAGCTGTTTTCTTCGCGGGTCAAGATCGCGCTGGACGGATGGGCGCGAAAAGCCGGGTTCGATCTTGATTGCCCGGCGGTCCCGGAGGGCGCCGCGGTGGATGAATCATCTTTCTTCTCCGCGATGAGCAGAGAGTATTTCTCCATCTTCGAGGGGCCTATGAGCCCTTTCACCCCCCTCATAGAGTCTGTCCACAAACCATGGGATAAAAGCGGCCAATCCTCGCTCGGCCCGCAAACCGGCTATTTTTTCGGCGACCCGGCCATTGACATGATGTCCCGGTTCACGCAGGCGCGGATGGAAATCCCTGGAGATTACAGCCACGCGCCGGATCATTTGTGCCTTCTTCTGGAGTATTACGCGATGATGGGCGGGGATTTTTCCGCCGGGGCCAGGCAAGAATTCCTGGCGGGCCATTTCGACTGGCTCGGGCAGGTGTGGGAGGAGGTAACCTCAAACCCCTCCGCCCTCATCTATCCACCCATGCTCAAGTACGCGATGGGTATCATCGCCGCCGAAACGGCCAGGGTGAGCGGGCTTGCCGGCGGTTTGTAAGGCCGCCATCATCATTTGGCCGGGAATCTGGCGAACGGCGAGTTCTCCATCGCCCGGTCAAGCGCTTCGCCGGTGACATATTTATAACCATTCTCCCTGGCGAATTTCTCGATGAAACCGCGCGCCATCGGGCGGAACGCCTCCGGAGCTTTCTCCAGCCTTTGGCTCGCCTCGGGGGTCCATCCCATTTTCTCCCCGGCGCCGTCCGAAAAGAAGGAACCGAATTTAGCCATGATGCTTTCGTTCTTGCCTGTCCTCCCCTCCAGCATCGTCTTTATGTTTTCGATGACTTCCCGCTTGCGGCTGTCTTTTCCGGATTTGCCCCCGGCCGCGTCCCAGGCTTCCATGCTCAAGCTTTCAAATCCCATTTTCCTCATCCGGCGGGTCACCAGCATCATGGACTCGTCGCGTATCTCAGAGAGGAATTCAGACGTTATCCTGTCCACCCCCCGTTCCCGCGCGCGGATGGGCATGAGCTTGAGTATGCCGGGGCGCACGAAATCAGGCGCGTTTTCCACCCTGGCCCGGGCGTCTTCGTCCCATTCCACCTCGCCGCCTGCATTTGCATTCTGTCTGCGGCCGAACATCGGCGCTCCGGACGGGGCGGGCGCGGCCGCCCGCAAAAGATCGTTGGTGACGGTCTTCGCGGCGTGTTTGGCGGCGTATTCCTCCACGCGCCGCCGGACGATGGCCCGGGCGAACACCGGTATCTTCTCCATCGTTTTAAGCGCTTCGGCCGACCACTCCACAGGCGTGGCGGATTCTTCCCCGAACTTGCTGCGCGTGTCGGCGCATACCAACGGTTCCTCCGCCCCATCTGGCTGATACAGGCAATACGGGTCCTCCCCCATTTCATCGCCGTTGGACGCCAGCGCCCTTGCCCTGCATCCGCCGCAAAGCAGACGATATGCGCAATCGCCGCATTTGCCCCGGTATTCCGGAATCCGGAATTTTTCAAGCTCCGGCGAGTGGCTCCAGACAGACTGGAACCCGCTCTCCCTCAGGTCGCCGGCCTCTATGTCCATATAAGGGCACGGTGTGACCTTGCCGTCCGGCTTTATCCTGCAATAATGGGTTCCCGCCCGGCATGCGGCGATGTATGTCTTCAGCAACGGGTCATCCGCGTTGGACTGGGCCAATATCCGCTTGAAGTGGGGGGCGCATTTGGGGCGGATCATCATGCCCGGATACTCGTTTCGCGCCCGCGAGGCCCATTGAAGTATCCGTTCATATTCTTCCGCGGATATGTCCGCCATCTTTTCCCCCCGTCCAGTGCAGATCAGGAAAAAGATGTTGAACGCCCTGGCGCCCATTCTATGCGCCCACTCGGCTATTATCGGGATTTCCGCCGCGTTGCCCGCTCTTGGCGTGGTTTGAACCTGGATGTCCAGTCCCGCTTCCCTTGCGTTGGCAAGTCCTTCAACCGATCTGCCCCACGCCCCGGGAATACCCCGGAACTCGTCATGACGCTTCGGGTCCATGGAATCTATGCTTATCCCCACGCCGCTGACGCCGGATTGTTTGAGCGCCGCCGCTGTCTTGGCGTCGAGGAGAGTTCCGTTCGTCCCGATAACTGTGATAAGCCCATGCCCCGCCGCGCGGGATGCGATATCGAAAATGTCCGTTCTCAGCAAAGGCTCGCCGCCGGTCAGGATGAGCACCGCGCCGGGATTTACCCGCGCGATCTGGTCCGTGACCGCCAGGGCCTCCTGCGCGGAAAGCTCATATGTGTCCCTGGCGGCTCGTCCTCCCGCGCTTATGTAGCAATGGGAGCACGCAAGGTTGCACCGGGAAGTGAGGTTCCACGATACCGCGTAGGGGATGAAACTCACCTTCCCGGCTCCAGCCGCGCCCGCGCCTGTTTCATCATTTCCGCGGTTATTACCCTGGCCCCGGCGCGCCGCGCCTCCGCCTCCATATGGGCGCGTATCATGTTCCGCACGAATCCAGGCGCGCGGCCGAGCATTTCAACCGCTTCGTTTTCCCACTCAACCGGATCGGAGCGCGGTTCGTCCTTCGGCCTTGGCGTCACCGCGCGGCTTACCAGCGTCACATTGCATGGAGCGCCCCGCAGCAGCGTCTCCGCGTTGGAGCCTATGTCCAGCCCGTCGGTGGAATGGACGCCAAGCTTGCCCAGGATCAGCATGGCGATGTCCTTGCCGCCGAGCCACTTTAGAATCTCGTCGTAAGGCTTTCCGGCCAGAACGATCCCCTCGGCCTCCACCCCCTCGTCAGCGGCCATTTTCAACGCCGTTTCAAGGTGATTGCGGTATATTTTCTCCAGGCCCGAGTCAATTATTTCCTCGTGAAGCTTTTCCTGCTCCTCGAAACGGAACACCTGCCTGGCCTCTTCGGACAGCGCGCCCGCGATGCTTTTGAACGCGCGATAGTGGAAATGGGGATCATAGACTGTCAGCGCGGTTATCCGGCATCCCAGGTGTTTTGCCATGGAGATCGCGGTGGACATCGCCGCGAAAGACCACCCGCTCCCGTCTATCCCGGCCACCACGCGCCCTCCCCGCAACGGCCTGTCGTTCTTCATCACCACGGCGTCCACCTGGATGCGCCGCGTCACCCGTTCGCAAACGCTTCCAAGCTGGGTTGACGTTGTTTCTCCGATCCCCTTGGCGCCCATCGCCACAAGGTCGTAGCCGGAGTTTTCAACGTCCTTTACGATCTCATGGTAATTCTTTCCCTCCATCGTCTTTCGCTCGCAGGGGACTTTGCGCTCCTCGCACTTCTTGCCCAAAATGTCCAGAAACGAGTCCGAGACCACCTTCAGACCTTTTTCGATGAGCGTGGAATGTATCTGCCTTTGCCGGACAAGCTCATCTGGATTCTGGAATTGCTCCGGAAGACCCGGCTCCATCTGTATGAACCTGTTCTCGTGAAGGCGGGCGGCGTAAACATGGTTCCCGGTGACCTTCGCGCCGAAAACGCTGGCCAGGTCCGCGGAAAGGTCCACAGCCCAATCCGAATACCTGGAGTTGTCCACCATCACCAGAATGTTCTTGTACATAGGCCATGTCCTTTTTGATTGAAGTATCGCTTACATTGTAATGACAAGCAATGGATATGCCCAATCAACCCAAAAGCCGCCCTGTATGCGGCGGCAACGCAATGGACTGAAAATCCGGCTTTTATAGTGCATGTTAAGGCGCCGTGATTGATTAGGGGATTTTCGCTTTCTTGCGCTTTGC contains:
- a CDS encoding molybdopterin-dependent oxidoreductase — its product is MADKFQLSRRTFLKLAPAAMAAGAGCYPAPKSSLQRRGLAARVGDPLIAYPFTENVIHRPEDGQKIDGVVKSGCSFCPSSCRHHVHIKEGRVYNVYGEPDDPVQRGRLCAKGQSIPQLIYNKHRLLKPMKRVGDKPTSNFEPISWEQAYTEICSKLLEIKGKHGAKAVAAKATGRQTRDTPALQWRFMELFGSPNTTHEGIVCNDGGGVALKMTFGNTGQTNGYGPDPITGTEDLGDSKFVLWLGSNHAETHPVLHGYMQLRRQAVGAQWAVVDPRMTFTGAGANLWIPIKCGTDMAFVYGMIHHVIERGLYDRNFVSGWVLGFSELQSHVLGKGYSPKWAERITGVPEATIREVAERYATTKPAAIITNAGIAHQVNAVDTYRVIAFLAAITGNIGIPGGGANFLHNSPVGLTLPPIKGAEPITEPGLPPHPDYFVESVLTGKPYQIHGIIYAGNMMTQNASNKRTQEALKKLDLFVSLNLFPQEDCYFADYILPTTTFYEVEAVGMRRCDRGIRWNSKVVEPVGESRIDSRIWIEMGQKMAELDKKHPPAYWKENLKAEWLDTRSLWNTVNPANDKTSAGMTADRMEKMSTPLRWPCPTASHPGTSVMYLDKPEWRGIFGGKRFLTPSGKVEIYTKELQGRLEPTGHSAIPVFYTSPENLDGLPTLQYLDEFILSPTVANTAGGNLVHKVKIGVAPGKELEELRKKFPFQFTTGRPNALHFHSITHWAWGLVQQSGDRYIQIHPDVAKQMNVQSGDYIKLETPRGFIEGPAVVWDGIQPNTVFVPMGFGLKQVVRTAMDRRVWDSVNNLTETYYDTLSGQVCYKTQLCAISSHPGLQIYKVGHPAEELGGGSGAGGK
- a CDS encoding molybdopterin molybdotransferase MoeA produces the protein MILVEEALKIIADNIMQSASTGMVHLAEALGRTLAKDAVSDVDIPPFNRVTMDGYAVISPDGPGEYEVVEYVPAGAFPQIALTRGKVSKVMTGAPLPEGADGVIQVEKTGGYVDVGQKAKINASAKQWTNVARRGEDVAKGDTVLKSGAVIGFAQMAALAAVGADPVEVRGLPSVAVLATGDELVAPSVKPGPGQIRNSNTYSLCAQVKGLGITPVILGIAKDNEEDLAAKAAKGREHDFLLISGGVSEGDRDFVPKVLERAGYKILVHHVRVRPGKPMLFAVADGPRYAFGLPGNPVSTAVIFELFIKGALRRFSGAPALPAPMIKAVLDKEFKRKNAEREEYVPVSLAWEGERLAARRISYHGSGHFHALSGANGLIKIPIGVSEVAAGSNVDARFFDL
- a CDS encoding molecular chaperone TorD family protein codes for the protein MNVDSDVSEIFHTLSEIFKPPEESFAGQLFSSRVKIALDGWARKAGFDLDCPAVPEGAAVDESSFFSAMSREYFSIFEGPMSPFTPLIESVHKPWDKSGQSSLGPQTGYFFGDPAIDMMSRFTQARMEIPGDYSHAPDHLCLLLEYYAMMGGDFSAGARQEFLAGHFDWLGQVWEEVTSNPSALIYPPMLKYAMGIIAAETARVSGLAGGL
- a CDS encoding radical SAM protein, which translates into the protein MSFIPYAVSWNLTSRCNLACSHCYISAGGRAARDTYELSAQEALAVTDQIARVNPGAVLILTGGEPLLRTDIFDIASRAAGHGLITVIGTNGTLLDAKTAAALKQSGVSGVGISIDSMDPKRHDEFRGIPGAWGRSVEGLANAREAGLDIQVQTTPRAGNAAEIPIIAEWAHRMGARAFNIFFLICTGRGEKMADISAEEYERILQWASRARNEYPGMMIRPKCAPHFKRILAQSNADDPLLKTYIAACRAGTHYCRIKPDGKVTPCPYMDIEAGDLRESGFQSVWSHSPELEKFRIPEYRGKCGDCAYRLLCGGCRARALASNGDEMGEDPYCLYQPDGAEEPLVCADTRSKFGEESATPVEWSAEALKTMEKIPVFARAIVRRRVEEYAAKHAAKTVTNDLLRAAAPAPSGAPMFGRRQNANAGGEVEWDEDARARVENAPDFVRPGILKLMPIRARERGVDRITSEFLSEIRDESMMLVTRRMRKMGFESLSMEAWDAAGGKSGKDSRKREVIENIKTMLEGRTGKNESIMAKFGSFFSDGAGEKMGWTPEASQRLEKAPEAFRPMARGFIEKFARENGYKYVTGEALDRAMENSPFARFPAK
- a CDS encoding universal stress protein codes for the protein MYKNILVMVDNSRYSDWAVDLSADLASVFGAKVTGNHVYAARLHENRFIQMEPGLPEQFQNPDELVRQRQIHSTLIEKGLKVVSDSFLDILGKKCEERKVPCERKTMEGKNYHEIVKDVENSGYDLVAMGAKGIGETTSTQLGSVCERVTRRIQVDAVVMKNDRPLRGGRVVAGIDGSGWSFAAMSTAISMAKHLGCRITALTVYDPHFHYRAFKSIAGALSEEARQVFRFEEQEKLHEEIIDSGLEKIYRNHLETALKMAADEGVEAEGIVLAGKPYDEILKWLGGKDIAMLILGKLGVHSTDGLDIGSNAETLLRGAPCNVTLVSRAVTPRPKDEPRSDPVEWENEAVEMLGRAPGFVRNMIRAHMEAEARRAGARVITAEMMKQARARLEPGR